The sequence TCGCCACATGCGACGAGCAACAGGAGGGACGATGCGAAACGAAGCCTGGCGTCGATCACGGTCGCAGCAGCATACGCCGGAGCACGGCGGCGCCGCGACGCGGGCATCCTCGGGTACGCCGTTCGACACGCGTTGCATTGCTGGTGCCGCGCACCACCAAGGGTGCGCGACGCCGACGTCGACGTCGGCGCGTTCGGTCGCCATGCGGGCGCACCCGCGCTTGCGGTGCGCCCGATGGGGCGGATGCTGTACCGCCACTTCAACAGTACGAGGAACATGTCGTCCTTCCTTTCCTTTGTCGTTGCTCGTGGTCGGGGTCGTGGGATTCGAACCCACCGCCTCCGCGTCCCAAGCGCGGCGTGCCACCAGCTGCACCTCACCCCGAAGGCGGCCGCGGCCATCTCGAGGCCGGGCCATCGCCGCCGCACGTCGGTGTGCGGCAGCGATCGTGCTTCACTCGCGTGCGCCGAGTCGCAGGACGTCCTGCAGGTCCTTCGGCGCGAGGACCACGGTCAGGTTCTCGATCCTGTCCGCGATCTCCTTCATGGCCTCGGTCTCCTTGAGTCGCAGGAGCACCGGGTTGTTCTCCAGCAGGCGGGCCGTGTTGGCCAGCGACCGCGTCGCTGCGACCTCCTCGCGACGCAGGATGACCTGCGCCGCCGCCCGCTTCTCGGCCTCGATCACCCGGTTCATCAGCTCACGCAGCTCACCGGGCAGCACCACATCCTTGATCTCGAGTCGTCGCAGCGCGACACCCCACGCCTCGATGCGCGCGGTGACGGCCGCGGTCATGTCCCGCGCGACCTCCACCCGCCGCTCGAGCAAGCCATCGAGGGTGACCCCTGCGATCGCGGCGCGGGCCGCCATCTGCACCTCGGCGTAGAGCGCCTCGCCGAGATCTGCGACCGTCTGCACCGTCGCGACCGGATCCACGACCGCGTACTTGAGCAGCAGCGTCAGTCGCAGCGTGGCCTTGTCGGCCGAGATCAGGTCCTGCCCCGAGATCAGCAGCTGCTGCTCGCGGAGATCGATCCGCACGAAGTCGAGCTTGCGCTGAAAGGTCGAGAGCCCGTGACGGCCGGCCCCCAAGGACTCGGCCAAGGCGCCGTCGACGTAGACCAGCACGCATTCGTGCGGCCGGACCACGAGATCGACGATGCGCTGCGACCCTGCGATCGCCCAGAACGACGACGGCACCGACGTGCGCAGCGGCTCGAGCGACGCGATCGCGATCGCGACCTCGCCCTCACCGTGCCAGACGATCCAGCGCCCGGCGTCGAGCACCCGCAGCGGCAGACCATCGCGCCGCACCAGCGCGACGGTCCCCTCGGCGACCTCGAGCACCTGCCCGAGGTCGGCGGTCAGCACCCGCTCGAGGTCGGGCGCCGACGCCGTGGCGATCTGCCGGGCATCGACCACCTCGACGGTGGTGCGTGCCGACCATCGCCACGACCAGTGACGACCGGGCAGGAGGATGCCGACGGTGCGGCCGTCGTTTCGCACGATCCCTCGCTTGGACTCCTGGATGATGATCGTCTTCATGGTCGTTCTCCCTTCGAATCGATGGACATGGCGATGGCGGTGCTCTCGTTGGGGTCGCGAGGTTGGCGACGAGGGGCGGCGAGCCGAGGCGCTTTGGCGTCCGGGCCGGGGACCGCACGCGTCGGTGGTGAGACCGAAGACGCCGACGGCGACGCACCGGAGTGCGCCGGTCGAGCGAATGGTGGTGCACCGACGACGCGATCGAGGACGATCGCGAGGCGATTCGCTGCGCAGGGGACGTTCTTGGCCACCCTCACACCCATGCGGACCCATGTCGTGGTCCGCACGAAGTGTGATTCGGGCGCGCCGCCCCTCATCTCTTTCTTCGCTTTCGTTGGATTCGGATTGCGAGAATCCGATTGCAGCCAGTTGCCAATCGCGCGGTCAGACCGCCCGATCGCCGGGATTCGAACCCGGAATCCTTCACACCCCCAACGTGTGGAACGACGCGGACCGACGGTGCCGTGGACCATCCACGGCATCGGGTTGCGGCGCCACTCGAGGCGTGAAATCTGAGAGTCGGCGCCGATTCGCCCCCCGCGTCCCGCTGGATGGGGGCCGGATGGGGGCCGGA is a genomic window of Deltaproteobacteria bacterium containing:
- a CDS encoding slipin family protein produces the protein MKTIIIQESKRGIVRNDGRTVGILLPGRHWSWRWSARTTVEVVDARQIATASAPDLERVLTADLGQVLEVAEGTVALVRRDGLPLRVLDAGRWIVWHGEGEVAIAIASLEPLRTSVPSSFWAIAGSQRIVDLVVRPHECVLVYVDGALAESLGAGRHGLSTFQRKLDFVRIDLREQQLLISGQDLISADKATLRLTLLLKYAVVDPVATVQTVADLGEALYAEVQMAARAAIAGVTLDGLLERRVEVARDMTAAVTARIEAWGVALRRLEIKDVVLPGELRELMNRVIEAEKRAAAQVILRREEVAATRSLANTARLLENNPVLLRLKETEAMKEIADRIENLTVVLAPKDLQDVLRLGARE